AAGCTATTTTGGAGGAGTGGTGGGAAAGAACTGCAGCTACTGTCACCTGGGGGAGAGGTACCACCCAGCCTTGGAGCTAAAGCTTCTGAGACCAAGCCAGTTCTCAGACCTGTTTCAGatgccacctcttccaggaagtccCCAGGTATTAGGACCTCCCCTGTTTGTATATTGCCCCATCCTCTCAGGTGGGAGAGAGGTGCACCCACAAGGGATTAAAAGCTCTGAGATGCCAGGCTCACGAGGATCTGAGCCTGCATCCTTTGTGAAGCTGAGAACGGTTCCCACCCTGTCAAATGTCATGGTCCCGTGTGCACAGGGAGAAGGTGCTGGGTCCACCCTTGGGGATGGACAAGGTCACCGCTGCAAAGGCTTTGGGGGAGAGGCCCCTTGACAGGGCCCCAACGAGTGGAGGACCAGGCCTGGATGCCCTTCGCTGACCCAAGGCTCATCGAGCATCTCCTCCCTGCATGCCAGGCCCTGCAGGAGAATAAGATGACAAAGTTTGCTGTTCTTGTCCTAGAGGAAGTGAGCACTGTCAGAAGTCAGATGTGGATACAATTGCCGGGGGTGGGTGATCGGAAAGGCTTCACAGGGCCGAGGATTTGAGTAGGGCCGTGAAAGAAGTTTGCCAGACTGATGGGGTGGTCTGAACAGTGTGCCCAGACCAGAGCCATGCTGGAATGCAGTCTATGGAAAAACCTGTTGGACCTGTGGTCGGAGACTAGGTTGGGCTAGCGGGATGTCGTGGCATGTCTGCTGCTTTTATTGTGGCTGGTGCCTTGTGGGCTCCAGAGGGGGAAGAAAAGAGACTCTAGATGGGAAAGGTCCTTCCTTGCACACACCGCCAGGCTTGGGGAACCCTGTTCTCTCTTGCTGGTGTGGGTACCTCTACTGATAACaccttccccctcctctcctccttagTGGCCCAGCAGGAAAAGATCCCACCTCCCAGGCCCAGCCTCCTGGAGGCGGGCAACGATAGCTCTGAGGAGCCCAGACAGCAGGTGTCTTGGGAGCAGGAGTTTCTGGTGGGGAACAGCCCGGGAGGCAGCGGGCGGGCGCTGTGCATGGTGTGTGGGGCCGAGATCCAGGCCCCCTCAGCAGACACGGCGCGCGCCCACATCCTGGAGCAGCATCCTCACACCCTGGACCTGAGCCCTTCCGAGAAGAGCAACATCCTGGAGGCCTGGAGCGAGGGGGCGGCCCTTGTGCAAGACTTTCGAGCGGAGCAGCCGTCCCCACCCCACTCAGGtagtgggggcaggggtgggggcagaggggagagtCGGAGCTCGTGATTGATCATTGGTATCTGCCCACTTCAGACTCAGGCCAGGACTCCGACCTGGACCCTGCCAGGATGCCAGCAGAGATTGTCGTTCTCCTCGACTCCGAGGACAACCAATCCCTCCCCAGAAGGACCCGGCCCAGGGGACTTCGCCCTCTGGAACTTCCTGGTCAGTTATCCCAAAGCCAGCGAGGCTGAGTTGGGGTGAGGGTATCATGAGCCCCGCCAGCTGGGTGGAGACAGGCTGCTCAACAGGTACCCTGCAGCCCTGGAGTTGCGGGAGTCAGGCCTCAAAAAGGTCTTATTTTTTGCAGCGGCCCCTGTCCCAGAGCCAGTAAGCAAGAAGCCCCGTGGTCAGAGATGCAAGGAGCCCTCTGGGGAGGAGCCGGTCAGGAAGAAAAGAGGCAGACCTATGACCAAAACCCTGGACCTAGACCCAGACCCTGACCCAGGTGAAGGGGAGGAAGGTGTGGGCTCCAGGGGGaaagctggggtgggaggggcaggggtcACGTGCCCCTCAGCCGAGACCCAGGCGGGCCTTGGGAGTGTGGCCTCACAGTTTGATCCCGTCCTTCCTTCAGACCCCCCCTCGCCGGACTCACCCATGGAGACCTTCGCTGCTCCGGCCGAGGTCCGGCACTTCACGGATGGCAGCTTCCCGGCCGGCTTCGCCCTCCAGCTCTTCTCCCACACCCAGCTCAGGGCCTCAAACCGCAGAGACTTGCCCAAAGAGGGAAAAGGGGCCGAAGGAGGTCGTCTCCAGCCGGAAAGCCCCTCCCCAGGTGAGCGCCTGAGCTGCGGGCGGCAGGTGTGCAGGGTTGGGAAGGCCACGTCCCCAGGGTGGAGCCCCAGGCAGAGGTGACCGGCGCTCTGGTCCCCGGGCAGCTGGGCTGAGGGCAGGTGGATTTGAATACAGCAGCCAGCCTGAGAGCTGAGGTTTTGGCACGCTTC
The genomic region above belongs to Bos taurus isolate L1 Dominette 01449 registration number 42190680 breed Hereford chromosome 29, ARS-UCD2.0, whole genome shotgun sequence and contains:
- the SPINDOC gene encoding spindlin interactor and repressor of chromatin-binding protein codes for the protein MALKAEGAALDCFEVTLKCEEGEDDEEAMVVAVIPRPEPMLRVAQQEKIPPPRPSLLEAGNDSSEEPRQQVSWEQEFLVGNSPGGSGRALCMVCGAEIQAPSADTARAHILEQHPHTLDLSPSEKSNILEAWSEGAALVQDFRAEQPSPPHSDSGQDSDLDPARMPAEIVVLLDSEDNQSLPRRTRPRGLRPLELPAAPVPEPVSKKPRGQRCKEPSGEEPVRKKRGRPMTKTLDLDPDPDPDPPSPDSPMETFAAPAEVRHFTDGSFPAGFALQLFSHTQLRASNRRDLPKEGKGAEGGRLQPESPSPAPPPGLRGTLDLQVIRVRLEEPPAVSLLQDWSKHPQGAKGVGAGDAPDWPAALSESSSAVGAQPEAGSGL
- the SPINDOC gene encoding spindlin interactor and repressor of chromatin-binding protein isoform X2: MALKAEGAALDCFEVTLKCEEGEDDEEAMVVAVIPRPEPMLRVAQQEKIPPPRPSLLEAGNDSSEEPRQQVSWEQEFLVGNSPGGSGRALCMVCGAEIQAPSADTARAHILEQHPHTLDLSPSEKSNILEAWSEGAALVQDFRAEQPSPPHSDSGQDSDLDPARMPAEIVVLLDSEDNQSLPRRTRPRGLRPLELPAAPVPEPVSKKPRGQRCKEPSGEEPVRKKRGRPMTKTLDLDPDPDPDPPSPDSPMETFAAPAEVRHFTDGSFPAGFALQLFSHTQLRASNRRDLPKEGKGAEGGRLQPESPSPGMLFPS
- the SPINDOC gene encoding spindlin interactor and repressor of chromatin-binding protein isoform X1, producing MALKAEGAALDCFEVTLKCEEGEDDEEAMVVAVIPRPEPMLRVAQQEKIPPPRPSLLEAGNDSSEEPRQQVSWEQEFLVGNSPGGSGRALCMVCGAEIQAPSADTARAHILEQHPHTLDLSPSEKSNILEAWSEGAALVQDFRAEQPSPPHSDSGQDSDLDPARMPAEIVVLLDSEDNQSLPRRTRPRGLRPLELPAAPVPEPVSKKPRGQRCKEPSGEEPVRKKRGRPMTKTLDLDPDPDPDPPSPDSPMETFAAPAEVRHFTDGSFPAGFALQLFSHTQLRASNRRDLPKEGKGAEGGRLQPESPSPGFLRLSPGF